From a single Endozoicomonas euniceicola genomic region:
- a CDS encoding LysR family transcriptional regulator — translation MANWEGIREFVAVTETESFTLASKRLGLSIAQVSRQVSALEQRLATKLFYRSTRRVTVTEAGQLFYNHCRPLLDGLDEAEAVLTSLQTHPRGSIKVTAPVTFGEKYIAPVVNAYCYEFPDINVELNLTNLRVDLIENGIDLAIRLGQLDSSNMIARQLGVRSQHLCASPEYLKQFGSPETLNDLEGHNCLMGRTDYWRFEENNQTRNLKVTGSLRCNSGNALLDAALKALGLVQLPNHYVAPAIQSGELVELLADYQPPAEGIWVLYPHNRHLSTKVSLLIERINQKLQKTDMTTKVRAPGEGPDL, via the coding sequence ATGGCCAACTGGGAAGGGATTAGAGAGTTTGTTGCTGTTACAGAAACTGAGTCGTTTACGCTGGCCTCTAAGCGTCTTGGACTATCCATCGCCCAGGTCAGCCGCCAGGTCAGTGCACTGGAGCAGCGGCTGGCGACCAAACTGTTTTACCGAAGTACACGACGGGTTACAGTGACGGAAGCGGGACAGCTTTTTTACAACCACTGTCGTCCACTACTGGACGGACTGGATGAAGCGGAAGCCGTACTGACCTCGTTACAGACGCACCCCAGAGGCTCCATCAAGGTCACCGCACCAGTGACTTTTGGTGAAAAATACATTGCTCCAGTGGTCAATGCCTATTGCTATGAATTCCCCGATATCAACGTTGAACTGAACCTGACCAACCTCAGGGTTGACCTGATTGAAAATGGCATTGATCTGGCGATACGGCTGGGGCAACTGGACAGCTCTAACATGATTGCCCGACAACTGGGCGTCAGAAGCCAGCACCTGTGTGCCTCGCCGGAGTACCTGAAGCAGTTTGGCAGTCCTGAAACCCTGAATGACCTGGAAGGTCACAACTGTTTAATGGGAAGAACGGATTACTGGCGCTTTGAGGAAAATAACCAGACCCGCAACCTGAAGGTAACAGGCTCTTTACGGTGCAACAGCGGCAACGCGTTGCTGGATGCAGCCCTGAAAGCATTGGGTCTAGTGCAACTCCCCAACCATTATGTTGCCCCGGCGATTCAAAGTGGAGAGTTAGTAGAGTTGCTGGCGGACTACCAGCCTCCTGCAGAAGGCATCTGGGTTCTGTATCCCCATAACCGACACCTGTCTACAAAAGTCAGTTTACTGATAGAACGGATTAACCAGAAACTTCAGAAGACTGATATGACGACAAAAGTCAGGGCTCCCGGAGAAGGCCCTGACCTTTGA
- the recQ gene encoding DNA helicase RecQ, translated as MADSVLEILHNTFGYESFRGFQKEVINTVIQGLDALVLMPTGGGKSLCYQVPALALAGTTVVVSPLIALMEDQISSLKQLGIRAESLNSGTPYPEQQRIEQELLTGHLDLLYVAPERLLTESMQRLLDQVKLALFAIDEAHCVSQWGHDFRPEYLQLCRLKHRYPGIPRIALTATADRRTRKEIAERLELDNARVFVDSFNRSNIFYRISQKKQGKQQLLRFLQKEHPEDSGIVYCLSRKRVEDTAHWLNEQGRLALPYHAGMSNEERSRNQQRFLKEDGLIIVATVAFGMGIDKPDVRFVAHLDLPKSIEAYYQETGRAGRDGLPATAWMVYGLQDVVLLRQIQSGSKASPEIQRVEQQKLDAMLSLCEVTSCRRQVLLNYFDEPMDEKCGHCDLCLEPVDTWDGTEAARKALSCVYRTGQLFGVSHLVDVLMGKETAKVCQFNHQHTSTYGIGKDYKQTEWRSIYRQLVARGYINVDIEGHGSLKLNERCRPLLKGDERILLRQDRYEHATTKSTQPVEKGRVLVADEDKPLWDALRTLRREMAEKQGVPAYIIFNDKTLFEMLRHKPCDLEAMSQISGVGQYKLEQYGQQFVELISQALAYHD; from the coding sequence ATGGCTGATTCTGTACTGGAGATTTTGCACAACACCTTTGGTTATGAATCCTTTCGCGGATTCCAGAAAGAGGTCATTAATACCGTTATTCAGGGGCTTGATGCCCTGGTTCTGATGCCAACCGGAGGGGGTAAATCACTCTGCTACCAGGTACCAGCCCTGGCACTGGCGGGAACCACCGTGGTGGTGTCGCCACTCATTGCCCTGATGGAAGACCAGATCAGCTCTCTTAAGCAGCTGGGTATCCGGGCCGAAAGTCTGAACTCCGGAACGCCTTACCCGGAACAACAGCGAATCGAGCAGGAACTGCTAACCGGTCATCTTGATCTGCTCTACGTTGCCCCGGAACGCCTGTTAACAGAAAGTATGCAACGCCTGCTGGACCAGGTAAAACTGGCACTCTTTGCCATTGATGAAGCCCACTGTGTCTCCCAGTGGGGGCACGATTTCCGGCCGGAATACCTGCAACTGTGCCGTTTGAAACACCGTTATCCCGGCATTCCCCGAATTGCCTTAACCGCTACCGCAGACCGGCGCACCCGTAAGGAAATTGCAGAGCGACTGGAGCTGGATAACGCCAGGGTCTTTGTTGACAGCTTCAATCGCAGCAATATCTTTTACCGTATCAGCCAGAAAAAACAGGGCAAACAGCAACTGCTGCGTTTTCTGCAAAAAGAGCACCCGGAAGATTCGGGCATTGTTTACTGCCTGTCCCGCAAACGGGTAGAAGACACCGCACACTGGCTGAATGAGCAGGGGCGACTGGCACTGCCTTACCATGCCGGTATGAGCAATGAGGAACGCAGTCGCAATCAGCAACGTTTTCTGAAGGAAGATGGCCTGATTATTGTGGCAACCGTGGCCTTTGGTATGGGCATCGATAAGCCGGATGTTCGTTTTGTAGCGCATCTGGATCTGCCCAAAAGCATTGAAGCCTACTATCAGGAAACTGGCCGGGCGGGGCGTGATGGTCTGCCGGCCACGGCCTGGATGGTTTATGGCTTGCAGGATGTGGTGTTGCTGCGGCAGATTCAGTCGGGCTCTAAGGCCAGTCCTGAAATACAGCGGGTTGAACAGCAGAAGCTGGATGCCATGCTGTCGCTGTGTGAAGTCACCAGTTGCAGACGTCAGGTGTTGCTTAATTATTTTGATGAGCCCATGGATGAAAAGTGTGGTCACTGCGACCTCTGCCTTGAGCCAGTCGATACCTGGGATGGTACAGAAGCGGCGCGCAAGGCTTTGTCTTGTGTCTATCGAACCGGACAGTTGTTCGGTGTCAGCCATCTGGTCGATGTGTTAATGGGTAAGGAGACCGCCAAAGTCTGCCAGTTTAATCATCAGCACACCAGTACCTATGGCATTGGCAAAGATTATAAACAGACAGAATGGCGTTCTATCTACCGTCAGCTGGTGGCGCGTGGTTATATCAATGTGGATATTGAAGGGCATGGCTCACTCAAGCTGAATGAACGCTGTCGTCCTCTGTTGAAAGGCGATGAACGTATTTTGCTGAGGCAGGACCGCTACGAACACGCCACCACTAAAAGCACCCAACCGGTTGAGAAAGGCCGTGTCCTTGTCGCCGATGAAGACAAACCCCTGTGGGATGCCCTGCGTACCCTGCGGCGGGAAATGGCAGAAAAGCAGGGTGTACCCGCCTACATTATTTTTAACGACAAAACCCTGTTTGAAATGCTCAGACACAAGCCCTGTGACCTGGAAGCCATGTCGCAAATTTCCGGGGTAGGGCAGTACAAGCTGGAGCAGTATGGTCAGCAGTTTGTCGAGCTGATTAGTCAGGCTTTGGCTTATCATGACTGA
- a CDS encoding ABC-F family ATPase: MITTANITMQFSDKPLFEDISVKFGDGNRYGLIGANGCGKSTFMKILGGELEATAGSVNLDPNERMAKLNQDQFAYEECSVIDTVIMGHTELWKVKEERDRIYAKSDMTEEEGMRVADLEVMFGEMDGYSAEARAGELLLGLDIPLEQHYGPMSAVAPGWKLRVLLAQVLFAEPDIMLLDEPTNNLDINAIRWLEGVLKQRDCTMIIISHDRHFLNSVCTHMADLDYGELRLFPGNYDEYMTAATQAKERIQADNAKKKAQIAELQNFVSRFSANASKAKQATSRAKLIDKIKLEEMKPSSRQTPFIRFDQEKKLFRNALVVEKLSQGYEELLFKDVNLMVEVGERVAIIGQNGIGKTTLLHTLAGEMAPKSGTAKWSENANIGYYAQNHSADFEEDMTLFDWMSQWQNEGEDEQTIRGTLGRMLFSQADIKKSVKVISGGEQGRMLFGKLIQQRPNILLMDEPTNHMDMESIEALNLALENYPGTLMFVSHDRQFVSSLATRIIEITDKGVIDFHGSYDDYLRSQGVVEE; encoded by the coding sequence TTGATCACAACCGCCAACATCACCATGCAGTTCAGCGATAAGCCACTGTTTGAGGACATTTCCGTAAAATTCGGTGACGGCAACCGCTATGGACTGATCGGTGCCAATGGCTGCGGCAAGTCTACCTTTATGAAGATTCTCGGTGGGGAACTGGAAGCTACGGCTGGTTCAGTAAACCTTGACCCGAATGAGCGTATGGCAAAGCTGAATCAGGATCAGTTCGCCTACGAAGAGTGCAGCGTGATTGACACCGTAATCATGGGACACACCGAACTCTGGAAAGTCAAAGAAGAGCGTGACCGTATCTATGCCAAAAGTGACATGACGGAAGAAGAGGGTATGCGGGTTGCGGACCTGGAAGTTATGTTTGGCGAAATGGACGGTTATTCTGCTGAAGCCCGTGCCGGTGAACTGTTGCTGGGGCTGGATATTCCACTGGAACAGCATTACGGGCCGATGAGTGCCGTGGCTCCCGGCTGGAAATTGCGGGTATTGCTGGCGCAGGTGCTGTTTGCCGAGCCTGATATTATGCTGCTGGACGAACCCACTAACAACCTGGACATTAATGCGATTCGCTGGCTGGAAGGCGTGCTGAAACAGCGCGACTGCACCATGATCATTATTTCCCACGACCGTCACTTCCTGAACAGTGTCTGTACCCACATGGCAGACCTTGATTACGGTGAGCTGCGTCTGTTCCCGGGCAATTATGATGAATACATGACGGCGGCCACCCAGGCCAAAGAGCGTATTCAGGCCGATAATGCCAAGAAAAAAGCACAGATTGCCGAGCTGCAAAACTTTGTCAGTCGCTTTTCCGCCAACGCTTCCAAGGCCAAACAGGCGACATCCCGTGCCAAGCTGATCGACAAGATCAAGCTGGAAGAGATGAAGCCATCCAGCCGACAGACTCCGTTTATTCGCTTCGATCAGGAAAAGAAACTGTTCCGTAACGCGCTGGTGGTTGAGAAGCTGTCCCAGGGTTACGAAGAGTTACTGTTTAAAGACGTAAACCTGATGGTTGAAGTGGGTGAACGTGTTGCCATCATTGGTCAGAACGGTATTGGTAAAACCACGCTGCTGCACACGCTGGCGGGTGAAATGGCACCAAAATCCGGTACGGCTAAGTGGTCCGAAAACGCCAACATTGGTTACTACGCCCAGAATCACAGTGCTGATTTTGAAGAAGATATGACCCTGTTTGACTGGATGAGCCAGTGGCAGAACGAAGGTGAAGATGAACAGACCATTCGTGGCACCCTGGGACGAATGCTGTTCTCCCAGGCGGACATCAAAAAATCGGTGAAGGTGATTTCCGGTGGCGAGCAGGGTCGTATGCTGTTTGGTAAGCTGATTCAGCAGCGTCCGAACATTCTGTTGATGGACGAACCCACTAACCACATGGATATGGAGTCCATTGAAGCCCTTAACCTGGCGCTGGAAAACTATCCGGGTACGCTGATGTTTGTCAGCCATGACCGCCAGTTTGTTTCATCGTTAGCGACCCGTATCATCGAGATTACCGATAAAGGCGTGATCGATTTCCACGGTTCTTACGACGACTACCTGCGTAGTCAGGGCGTGGTAGAAGAGTAA
- a CDS encoding SprT family zinc-dependent metalloprotease, protein MHTTSDLLNQAIQLRIAELYCLAERHFLKRFKRPAVLLNLRGETAGQAWPERNLLRLNRVLLEENQPHFLKHTLGHEVAHLIAENVYGRKIRPHGKEWKFVMEQVFNLPAKRTHSYDTRQSAKRPFAYSCQCPEKVIHLSAVRHNRAVKGTIYQCVTCKSRLRFIAPAINHSQNSTHEL, encoded by the coding sequence ATGCACACGACATCTGACTTGCTTAATCAGGCAATACAACTACGCATTGCAGAACTGTACTGCCTGGCAGAACGACATTTCCTGAAACGCTTTAAACGACCAGCCGTACTATTAAATCTCAGGGGGGAAACTGCCGGACAGGCATGGCCCGAGCGTAACCTGCTCAGGCTCAACAGAGTATTACTGGAAGAAAACCAACCACATTTTCTCAAGCATACGCTTGGGCATGAAGTGGCACACCTGATTGCTGAAAATGTTTATGGCAGGAAAATTCGCCCCCACGGCAAAGAGTGGAAATTTGTGATGGAGCAGGTGTTCAATCTGCCTGCAAAACGAACACACAGCTACGACACCAGACAATCTGCTAAGCGACCATTTGCCTACAGCTGCCAGTGTCCGGAAAAAGTTATTCACCTATCAGCGGTTCGTCATAACCGGGCTGTAAAAGGAACAATTTATCAATGCGTAACCTGTAAAAGCAGGCTAAGGTTTATAGCTCCTGCAATAAACCATTCTCAAAACTCGACACATGAACTATAA
- the fabV gene encoding enoyl-ACP reductase FabV, with amino-acid sequence MDIRPIIKGVIAKNCNPEGCRKSIQSQIHQLQQLPAISTGPKKVLVIGASSGLGLATRISLAFGGRADTIGISYERPPSGEKSGTAGWFNNLAFTEAAEKEGLIAKNFVGDAYSEPMQQQVVDYIRSEFEGSIDCIVYSLAAGVRPRPDGSGFWKSSLKPVGEPFAGNIINIEKDQIQPVSMPPASPEEVQETVKVMGGENWEEWIRCLDSNNLLARGVKTIAFSYIGSDVTYPIYFGGTMGQAKLHLHDTSDRLNKFLSKHQGEAHIGVSTALVSKASVFIPGFSCYMMALSRVLKQKGEYETSVAHMHRMMKDFLFHPEGVKTDENRLIRADDRELNPEVQAEIFRLIDKVTAENFRSDQYADYSGFIEEFMGLSGFTAKDRVFPETIASQEPALN; translated from the coding sequence ATGGATATAAGACCCATTATCAAGGGTGTTATTGCCAAAAACTGCAACCCGGAAGGGTGCAGGAAGAGCATTCAGTCGCAGATTCACCAGCTACAGCAATTGCCCGCTATCAGCACTGGCCCCAAAAAAGTACTGGTCATCGGAGCTTCTTCCGGGCTGGGTCTTGCCACCCGGATCTCACTGGCCTTTGGCGGTCGCGCGGATACCATCGGAATTTCCTATGAACGTCCGCCATCAGGGGAAAAATCGGGGACAGCAGGCTGGTTTAATAACCTGGCGTTCACTGAAGCTGCCGAAAAAGAGGGACTGATCGCCAAAAACTTTGTTGGCGACGCTTACTCTGAACCAATGCAACAGCAGGTTGTTGACTATATCCGTTCAGAGTTCGAAGGTTCCATCGATTGCATCGTTTACAGTCTTGCCGCAGGTGTTCGCCCCAGGCCTGATGGTTCAGGCTTCTGGAAATCATCATTGAAACCTGTGGGTGAACCATTTGCTGGCAATATCATCAATATTGAAAAAGACCAGATACAACCCGTTTCCATGCCTCCCGCCTCCCCGGAAGAGGTGCAGGAAACCGTTAAGGTAATGGGCGGGGAAAACTGGGAAGAGTGGATTCGTTGCCTGGATAGCAACAACCTGCTGGCCAGGGGGGTTAAAACCATCGCCTTTTCCTACATTGGCAGCGACGTCACCTACCCCATCTATTTTGGGGGCACCATGGGACAGGCCAAGCTTCATCTGCACGATACTTCGGACAGACTCAATAAGTTTCTGAGCAAGCACCAGGGAGAAGCTCATATTGGTGTCAGTACCGCCCTGGTCTCCAAGGCTTCCGTCTTTATTCCGGGCTTTTCCTGCTACATGATGGCACTGTCCAGAGTACTGAAACAAAAGGGAGAGTATGAGACCAGTGTCGCTCATATGCATCGGATGATGAAAGACTTCCTGTTCCATCCGGAAGGTGTCAAAACGGATGAAAACCGACTGATCAGAGCCGATGACCGGGAACTGAACCCGGAAGTTCAGGCAGAAATATTCAGGCTGATAGACAAAGTGACCGCAGAAAACTTTCGATCTGACCAGTACGCAGACTACTCCGGATTTATCGAAGAGTTCATGGGGCTAAGCGGCTTTACTGCCAAAGACCGAGTGTTTCCTGAGACCATTGCCAGCCAGGAACCTGCCCTGAATTAA
- a CDS encoding heavy metal translocating P-type ATPase, with amino-acid sequence MEKCCSTNCSSSSFTHRGSQPLSDVAVDPLRYKWFVRGMDCGSCAARVEKALAAMQGVSQVRVVYSTERLLVDMDSSVKASAIEAKVTELGFRLEDSLGTAEEPPFWKLHPDLSLLGGLTVLAALVSVLVSGWGELAFYAPAIVGLIPFIHKSLAQARNGSWFGIETLMSVAAIGALILGETFEATLVLLLFSIGQMLESVAARKARAGVQSLMQLTPDTAIRIENGQRIHDVPAELLQPGDLIEVRPGDRLPVDCILDDNVGDNASATGVFDESALTGESIPVSRLRGEKVMAGNLVVDKVVRVTVVSEPGSNAIDRIVQLIEEAEERRAPIARMVDRFSAWYTPLVIGISALVMFIPPLLFAASWSVWAYKALSLLLIACPCALVVSIPAAVTSGLAAAARFGALIKGGAALEQLRQVKHLAFDKTGTLTEGKPEVTAVEPFFSSGSGSDRDVLSLAAAIEQGSSHPLATAIINRAERLGITVPEAADVVVMPGAGVKGVVSGRSVQITAPKVLPQSLQTPNLMERISTLESQGNTVVVVLADQQVQGLIALADTLRSDAAEAVQRLKAMGISSTMLTGDNRRTAAAIAGQLGIDYRAELLPEDKVNAIRELQANGNGAVAMVGDGINDAPALKSAELGIAMGRGSDVALETADAALTHERLPELAGMISLSRRTAGIVRQNIVLSLGINMLFLLTTLLGITGLMGAVLSDVGGTILVTLNAMRLLSSR; translated from the coding sequence ATGGAAAAATGCTGCTCAACCAACTGTTCCTCCAGCAGCTTCACTCACAGAGGATCCCAACCCCTGTCTGATGTAGCGGTTGATCCGCTCCGTTATAAGTGGTTTGTCAGAGGTATGGATTGCGGGAGCTGTGCCGCCAGGGTAGAAAAGGCACTGGCTGCAATGCAGGGTGTCAGCCAGGTTCGGGTGGTGTATTCAACTGAACGCCTGCTGGTGGACATGGACAGCTCTGTTAAAGCCTCAGCTATTGAAGCGAAGGTGACTGAACTCGGTTTCCGCCTCGAAGACAGTCTGGGAACGGCTGAAGAACCACCCTTCTGGAAATTACACCCTGACCTGTCACTTCTTGGAGGATTGACGGTTCTGGCTGCATTGGTTTCTGTGCTGGTATCTGGTTGGGGAGAGCTGGCGTTTTATGCACCTGCAATCGTCGGGTTGATTCCTTTTATACACAAGTCGCTGGCCCAGGCAAGAAATGGCAGCTGGTTTGGTATAGAGACACTGATGTCGGTGGCTGCTATTGGCGCACTGATTCTTGGGGAAACCTTCGAAGCAACGCTGGTATTGCTGCTGTTTTCAATAGGTCAGATGCTGGAAAGTGTGGCGGCCCGAAAAGCCCGTGCTGGGGTTCAGAGCCTGATGCAGTTGACTCCGGATACCGCCATCCGGATAGAAAACGGGCAGCGAATCCATGATGTGCCAGCAGAGCTCCTGCAACCGGGCGACCTGATCGAAGTCCGACCCGGAGACCGTCTGCCCGTTGACTGCATACTGGATGACAATGTGGGGGACAATGCTTCAGCTACAGGTGTCTTTGATGAGAGCGCTTTAACCGGCGAATCCATTCCTGTCAGCCGCTTAAGAGGTGAAAAAGTAATGGCAGGCAATCTGGTGGTGGACAAGGTGGTTCGTGTCACAGTGGTATCTGAGCCCGGTTCCAATGCCATTGATCGTATTGTTCAGCTGATTGAGGAAGCGGAAGAACGCAGGGCGCCCATTGCCCGGATGGTTGACCGTTTCAGTGCCTGGTATACCCCACTGGTGATTGGCATTTCTGCGCTGGTCATGTTTATTCCCCCGTTATTATTTGCAGCAAGCTGGTCTGTCTGGGCCTATAAAGCGCTGTCATTACTCTTGATCGCCTGTCCCTGTGCGCTGGTGGTGTCGATTCCGGCAGCCGTGACCTCCGGGCTGGCAGCCGCTGCCCGCTTTGGTGCTTTGATCAAGGGCGGTGCAGCTCTGGAGCAGTTGCGACAGGTGAAACATCTGGCGTTTGATAAAACCGGAACGCTGACGGAAGGTAAACCTGAAGTGACGGCTGTAGAGCCCTTTTTTAGCTCTGGCAGTGGCTCTGACAGGGACGTACTCTCTCTGGCAGCGGCCATTGAGCAGGGTTCCAGCCACCCTCTGGCTACAGCGATTATTAACAGGGCTGAGCGTCTGGGTATTACTGTTCCCGAGGCTGCGGATGTGGTTGTCATGCCGGGAGCGGGTGTTAAGGGGGTTGTGAGTGGTCGGTCGGTACAGATCACCGCACCAAAAGTATTGCCTCAATCTTTGCAAACACCCAATCTGATGGAGCGTATCAGCACCCTGGAGTCACAGGGTAATACAGTGGTTGTTGTGCTGGCAGATCAGCAGGTTCAGGGTTTGATTGCCCTGGCGGATACATTGCGCAGTGACGCCGCTGAAGCGGTGCAGCGATTAAAGGCTATGGGCATCAGCAGCACCATGTTGACGGGCGATAATCGCCGGACGGCTGCCGCCATTGCCGGGCAGCTGGGCATTGACTATCGTGCGGAACTGTTGCCGGAAGACAAGGTGAATGCGATTCGTGAATTGCAGGCCAATGGCAACGGTGCTGTTGCCATGGTAGGTGATGGGATTAACGATGCACCGGCACTGAAGTCTGCGGAACTGGGCATTGCCATGGGACGCGGCAGCGATGTTGCACTGGAAACCGCCGACGCTGCACTGACCCACGAACGTTTGCCGGAACTGGCGGGTATGATCAGCCTGTCCCGAAGAACTGCCGGGATTGTGCGACAGAATATTGTATTGTCACTAGGTATCAATATGCTTTTTCTGCTGACAACGTTGTTGGGTATCACTGGTTTAATGGGAGCCGTTCTGTCTGATGTGGGCGGTACGATTCTGGTGACACTGAATGCGATGAGGCTACTGAGTAGCCGTTAG
- a CDS encoding S-(hydroxymethyl)glutathione dehydrogenase/class III alcohol dehydrogenase, with protein MSAKTLKSRAAVAWGAGQPLSMEMVDVMPPQYGEVRIRMIATGVCHTDAFTLSGDDPEGIFPAILGHEGGGIVESVGEGVTSVQVGDHVIPLYTPECGECKFCQSGKTNLCQKIRETQGKGLMPDGTTRFSIDGQPIYHYMGTSTFSEYTVLPEISLAKINPEAPLEEVCLLGCGVTTGMGAVTNTADVQPGDTVAVFGLGGIGLSAIIGAQMAGAGRIIAIDINETKFDLARKLGATDCVNPKKYEKPIHEVIVDMTDGGVDFSFECIGNVHIMRSALECCHKGWGESVIIGVAGAGQEISTRPFQLVTGRVWKGSAFGGVKGRSELPEYVERYMKGEFRLDDFITHTMSLDKINDAFDLMHEGKSIRTVIHFDQ; from the coding sequence ATGTCCGCAAAGACACTGAAGTCCAGAGCCGCTGTCGCCTGGGGAGCGGGTCAGCCTCTTTCCATGGAGATGGTTGATGTCATGCCGCCACAGTACGGTGAAGTAAGAATCCGTATGATCGCTACCGGCGTTTGCCATACCGATGCTTTCACGCTGTCGGGGGATGATCCTGAGGGTATCTTTCCAGCCATTCTTGGTCACGAGGGTGGTGGTATTGTTGAGTCTGTCGGTGAAGGTGTCACCAGTGTCCAAGTGGGCGACCATGTGATTCCGCTTTACACGCCGGAATGTGGTGAATGTAAGTTCTGTCAATCAGGCAAAACCAACCTGTGTCAGAAAATCCGTGAAACCCAGGGCAAAGGTTTAATGCCTGACGGTACTACACGTTTTTCCATTGATGGGCAGCCCATTTACCATTACATGGGAACATCTACCTTTTCTGAATACACCGTACTGCCGGAAATTTCTCTGGCAAAGATTAACCCTGAAGCACCGCTTGAAGAGGTTTGTCTCCTTGGCTGCGGTGTCACCACCGGCATGGGCGCGGTGACCAATACTGCTGATGTACAGCCTGGTGATACTGTGGCTGTGTTTGGCCTGGGTGGTATTGGCCTCTCAGCCATCATTGGCGCGCAAATGGCAGGCGCTGGTCGTATTATTGCGATTGATATTAATGAAACTAAATTTGATCTGGCTCGTAAACTGGGTGCGACCGACTGCGTTAACCCTAAAAAATACGAGAAGCCGATTCATGAAGTTATTGTTGATATGACCGATGGCGGTGTGGACTTCTCCTTTGAGTGTATTGGTAATGTTCATATTATGCGCAGCGCCCTTGAGTGCTGTCATAAAGGTTGGGGTGAGTCCGTTATTATTGGCGTGGCGGGTGCAGGGCAGGAGATTTCTACCCGGCCATTCCAGCTGGTGACCGGACGTGTCTGGAAAGGTTCTGCCTTTGGTGGTGTGAAAGGCCGTTCGGAGCTGCCTGAATACGTTGAGCGTTATATGAAAGGCGAGTTCAGGCTGGATGACTTTATTACTCATACCATGTCTCTGGACAAGATTAACGACGCTTTTGACCTGATGCATGAAGGCAAGAGTATTCGTACCGTTATTCATTTCGACCAGTAA
- the fghA gene encoding S-formylglutathione hydrolase — protein MDTLQLLASNRSFGGWHRRYQHESEVNGCTMMTFAVFMPPQASESNRVPVLYWLSGLTCTDENFMQKAGAQRIAAELGIAIVAPDTSPRGEGVANDEGYDLGQGAGFYVNATQAPWDRHYRMYDYVTSELPALIEANFPVNTRRSIAGHSMGGHGALVCALKNPDRYLSASAFSPISHPSQTPWGQKAFTAYLGDNQEDWVGYDASLLLRKVKGTDARMPVLVSQGLADEFLQEQLQPEALQEAAKAVDYPVTLELHEHYDHSYYFIASFIEQHLRFHSRVLHQSQ, from the coding sequence ATGGACACACTACAACTGCTTGCCAGCAACCGGAGCTTCGGTGGCTGGCACCGTCGTTACCAGCATGAATCCGAGGTCAATGGTTGTACCATGATGACCTTTGCGGTTTTTATGCCGCCTCAGGCCAGTGAGAGCAACCGGGTTCCGGTACTGTACTGGCTTTCCGGGCTGACCTGCACCGATGAGAACTTTATGCAGAAAGCCGGAGCCCAGCGTATTGCTGCGGAACTGGGGATTGCGATTGTTGCGCCCGATACAAGCCCAAGAGGTGAGGGCGTGGCCAATGATGAAGGTTATGATCTTGGACAGGGCGCTGGCTTTTATGTCAATGCGACACAGGCACCCTGGGATCGTCACTATCGTATGTATGATTATGTGACTTCAGAACTGCCTGCTCTGATTGAGGCGAATTTCCCGGTTAATACCAGACGCTCAATCGCCGGGCATTCAATGGGTGGGCATGGTGCGCTGGTGTGCGCGTTGAAAAATCCTGATCGATATCTGAGTGCTTCGGCTTTTTCTCCGATTAGCCATCCTTCACAGACTCCATGGGGGCAAAAAGCCTTTACGGCTTATCTGGGTGATAATCAGGAAGACTGGGTAGGCTACGACGCTTCCCTGTTGCTTCGCAAGGTAAAAGGCACTGATGCAAGGATGCCGGTTCTGGTGAGCCAGGGGCTGGCGGATGAGTTTCTGCAGGAACAGCTTCAGCCTGAAGCGTTACAGGAAGCAGCAAAGGCAGTGGATTACCCTGTGACGTTGGAACTGCATGAACACTACGACCACAGCTATTACTTTATTGCCAGCTTTATTGAGCAGCATTTAAGGTTTCATAGTCGTGTACTGCATCAGTCGCAATAG